A stretch of DNA from Thermithiobacillus plumbiphilus:
CAACCAGTGCGCAGAGCGGCGGCGCTGGCTGGCGAGCTGCTGTACCCGGTTTTTGAGATCTTCATCGAGTTTGATCGACGTTGCCACGAGGCGCCTCCATATCGAAAGGTAATACCAATCGATAACTTAGCTCCAGCGGCTGGCCTTGTCCAGCCAGGCTCTTATTCCAGGATGGTTGAGAGCTTCGCCAGCACTTCGTCCATGATGGCTGATGGTACGCTTTCCAGCTTGCGGCCGTGGCGTGAACCAATGTCCAGGGCACGGGGCTGGTCGCAACGCACGATGCCTGTTGTTTTCGTACCGGCCCCCATCAGTGAAACGCTAAAGCCCGCCATGCGTGCGAAGTTGCCGCCGCTGGTAATCGGCAGCACCACAGGAGTCTTTGTCAGTCGGTTGAATGCGATCGGTGACACGACCAGTACCGGGCGCGTGCCATGTTGTTCATGGCCGGCAATCGGGTCGAGCGAGACGAGATAGATGTCGCCACGCTCCATCAAAGCAGCTCATTGCCGACTGGCTTGGCATTGAGCCATTCGAGATCCTCGGCGGACACTTCGGCCGAGGCGTCACATTGCGCCAATAGTTCATCGAGCGTGTAGCGCGGCCGTGCCTGCGGCACCACCACGAGCCGGCCATTGTCCACAGCCAGACCGACCTTTGATCCGGCTGTCACCCGTAAAACATCGAGCAAGGCCGGGGGGACTGCCAGCATGACAGAGCCGCCGACCTTGCGCAGGTTCGTTGTGTACATGAGAACTCCTATAATCCTGTGTTCATATTATATCAGAATATAATATCAGGCGGGGAGACTTTCAAGGCCTACTCCCCGAAAACCGTCCCGCCGGCACGGCGCATGGCGTCTGCAAGCTTGTTGTCGAACGTCGCCAGCACCGCACCTGTCCGCAGTGACAGGTCCAGATAAGTGGCATCGTAAGCAGTCAGCCCATGCTCACGTGCAAGGGCTATTACTGCATCGCGTCGGCCCGCCACCGTTGCGCCATCAGTCGTGATTGGCAAACCGGACAATTTGTTCAGGTAATCGATCATCTGCGCTTCGCTGACGACCCGGCGCCGCTCGCCTATGAGGAGGGCATTCGCAATTTCGGTGTGCCACAGCGGCGGCACCGATGTCTCGGCCTGCGCCAATGCCAGCAGAGCGCGTCCTGCGCAATCGGCCTCATCGGGTTTCTGGCGTTCGAACAGCCAGGCCAGTGCCATTGAGGCATCCAGCACGAGCCTCATCGGCGGCCCTCGGCAATCCATTCGGCCACGGTCTCTTCAGACACTCCACGTACCTTGCGTATGCTGCGCATGGCTTCTATCGCGGCGTGGAAATCCTGTCTTGCAGCGCTATCGCTGGGCACCAGATCCGCTACCGGGCGCCCGCGCAGGGTGATGGTGAATCGCTGTCCGCGCTGCACCTCGCGCAGAAGTTCGGATAACCTGGCCTTGGCATCAAAAGAACCAATTTCAATAGACATCCGGGCTACCTCGATAATCTAGTTTATGAACTGGTTCATTGTAGGAAAAAGGGATGCTGGATGCTAGTGCTCGATTTCAGGAATTATCCAAGAGCAGTCCGATGGCCTTACTGAGCGCGGCGGTAAAGCCGGCATAGCCGGGCGCTGTGATAGCTGAACAGGGCCCCGAGGGGGAGCAGCAGGACGGCGGTGGTTTCCTGCCAGGGTGCGGGGAAAACCTTGGCGAGCAGCAGGCCCAGGCCCAGGGCTGCCAGAAAGGTCAGGCCGCTACGTATTGCCTGGTCAGTGCCGGCCCAGTGATGCAGCAGGACTGCTGCCCAGAGCGGGAGCCTGAGCGTGGCTGCGTGCTGTGTGCCGGGATTTGCTGGTTTGCGGGATGCGTGCGCGGGGTTTGCGGCCATCTGCGATCCTCCCGTTGAGTTTCGTGAGCTCAATCAAGGTATTCTAATGGGTATGGCGCCTGCAGGCCTCGGACGAAAGCAGGCCTGCCAGACCTTTGTCTGGCAGGGGAGCGGGTAATGCATGGTCGGGGTGGCTTTCGGCTCCTGGTCATGTGCTTGAGCGCGGCAATTCCATTGTATATCATGTATATACATTGCTAGGAGGTGTCAATGCTCACCCGTATTTTCAAAAGCGGCAATTCCCTGGCCGTGCGCATCCCCAAGGAGCTGCAGTTCGGCAAGCCTATGCAGGATGTCGAGATCGAGCGGAAAGGGGACGCGCTGGTGATTCGCCCTGTGGCCAGGCGCACCCTGGCGGGCGTCATGGACAAGTTCGCGGCCTTTCCGGCCGACTTCATGGCTGATGGCCGGGAATTCCATGAGCAGCAAGAGCGCGACTGGACCTAGCGTGCGCTACCTGCTGGACACCAATATCTGCATCTGCCTGATCCGGCATCACCCACCCGAGGTGGCGGCACGCTTTGCCCAACTGGACTACGGCGATGTCGTGATGTCGGCCATCACCCTGGCGGAGCTGCGCTACGGGGTTGAGCGCCAACCGGATAGCCGCGTGGCGGCTGAACGCGCACTCGATGCCCTTCTGGCGGACATTCCCGTGCTGCCCTTCGATGGTGATGCCGCCGTCGCTTATGGCGTCATCCGCGCCGCCGTGCGCGAGCGCCGGCGCGATGCCCTGGACCGCCTCATCGCCGCCCATGCCGCCAGCCTGTCCCTGACGCTGGTGACCAACAACGAGGCCGATTTCAGGGATTATCCGGGACTGATCATTGAGAATTGGGTTGGTCAACCATGAGGTCCATCCGACCGAGTGGCCTGCTTAAGATCGCTAAGAAATTTGTTGCCGGCATCAATATTGATGCAATATCATCATGATGATGTTGCATCATGATGAGGATGTTATGCGAACAACTCTGGATATCGAGAATGATGTACTGGCTGCCGCCAGAGAACTGGCCCGGCAGCAGAATGTCGCGGTGGGCACGGTGATTTCCCGTCTGGTGAGAGAGGCCTTGTCCGGGAATCGTCAGGCCGGCGAAGATGCACCGCCCTCCGTGACTGGGTTTCGCCCTTTCCCATCACGAGGGAGCATCGTGACCAACGACCAGGTAGACGCCCTGCGTGATGAAGAGGGCCTTTGATGCGAGCCTTGCTGGACGTAAATGTGCTCATTGCCTTGCTGGATGCTGGTCATCTTTATCACCGGCGGGCAATGGCCTGGCTGGAAGAGGAAATCCACCATGGCTGGGCATCCTGTCCCATCACCCAAAATGGTTGTCTGCGCATCCTTTCACAACCGGCCTATCCCAACGTTATCCCGGTAGGCTTGGTCGCCGAGCGGCTAGCCGAAGCGACTTCTCATCCGGCACATGCCTTTTGGCCAGATGATGTCAGTTTGCTTGATGAGGGTGTGATTGACTGGGAGAAGATAATGGGGCATCGCCAGATAACGGATGCCTACCTGCTTGCTATGGCGCAACGCAGGGGTGGGCGCTTTGTCACCTTTGATACGCGAATTGCCCTGAATATGCTGCCCGGTGTGAAGTCTGACCACTTGGTAGTGCTCACGTGACGTGCAGGGGCAGTTCTACGCTGGTGACAAACAATGAGGCCGATTTCAGGGATTATCCCGGACTGATCATTGAGAACTGGATTATGGAAAAATGAGTCGCTCGCATTGCTCGACTGCGTTACTCTTGACGTAACAGGTAACGTCCTGCTATCTTGAATCATGATCCGATCCTTCCGGGACAAAGACACTGAGGCGCTGTTTGCTGGCCGGTTTGTAAGGCGCTTCGAGGGTTTTCGAGCTCAGGCCGAGCGGCGCTTGCAAATTCTCGATAGCGCGACCTGTGTTGAGGATTTGGCACAATTGCCCAGCAACCGCTTTGAAGCATTGCGCGGTGATCGCCAGGGGCAGTTCAGTATCCGCATTAATGCCCAGTGGCGCGTCTGCTTCATGTGGCGCGAGGACGGACCGCATCAGGTGGAAATTGTGGATTATCACTGAAGGAGGTAACGGCCATGATACCGAACAATGCCATGCGCCCGATTCACCCCGGCGAGATCCTCCGTGAGGAGATGGACCTACTGGGCCTGTCCGCACGCGCCCTGGCGCAGGCGCTGGACGTGGCGCCCAACCGCATCACCGGTATCCTCAACGGCGCGCGGGCGCTGACAGCGGATACCGCGTTGCGCCTCGCGCGTTACTTCGGCACCACGCCTGAGTTTTGGTTGAATTTGCAGACAGCCTACGAGCTGCGGTTGACGCAACGTGAGAAAGGCGATGAGATTGCTCGCCACGTCCATCCGCGCGCGGCTTGAAGGCGATCCCATGAATCTTGCCAGCGAGAAAAAGCGCGAAGACGTCGTGGATCTGGTCCGGGCTGCACTGCCCGATGTGGTCGGGATTTATCGCTTTGGCTCCTGGACTACCCCGAACGAACATGCCGGCAGCGATGTAGATCTGGCGCTCCTGCCAGCCCAGCCACTGGATGGTCTGGTGCGCTGGGAGCTGGCTCAGGATCTGGCCCGGCTGCTGAAGCGGGATGTGGATCTGGTGGATCTGCGTGCTGCTTCCACGGTGCTGCGCGCCCAGGTGATCGCTAAGGGCGAGCGCCTATTTTGCGCGGACATTTCGGCTTGCGATACGTTTGAGGACCTTGCCTTTTCCGCTTATGCCCATCTCAACGAGGCGCGCCGGGGCATTCTGGAAGATATCCGCAAGCGCGGGAGCGTGTATGGTTGACGATGTCCTGCTCAACAAGGCCGCCATCATCGAACGCTGCCTGCAACGCGTGACCGAAGAATATCGGGGCCACGAGTCCGAACTGGAGCAAAACTTCACCCGTCAGGATGCCATCGTGCTGAATCTGCTCCGGGCATGCGAAGCGGCTATTGACCTGGCTATGCATCAGGTGCGCGTGGAGCGTCTGGGCCTTCCTCAGGAAAGCCGTGAAGCCTTTCAAATGCTTGAAGCCGCCGGCATCATTTCCCCGGACTTGAGTACGCGGATGCAGCGGATGATCGGTTTCCGCAACATCGCCGTACATGAATATCAAAAGCTCGATTTGGCGATTCTGCGGAATGTGCTGGATCAAAGGCTTGACGACTTTCGGGAGTTTGTCGCGCTTGCTCTGCGCGGCTCCGGGTCTGCTCAATAGTGAAAAGCACGTTTGGCGTCCGCCAGCATGTGTTTGAGCGCAGCCGCTCCATTGTATATCAAGAGCGCGACTGAACCTGGCGTGCGCTACCGCTACCTGCTGGATACAAGTATCTGCATCTACATCCTTTCTTCGATGTTTTTTATTTGCTCTAGGAGTGCTGGCAACAGCCTCTCAACTGTATCCCAGACGATTTGAAGCCCTGGTCACGTAGCGTCTTGCTCAAAGCGGTCTGGCCTCCTGGATGACCTGGTCGCGGAATCTGGGGGAAAGATCCAGAGGAGTCAGCACATCTACTGGTACTCCCAGTTCCTTCTGGATGGCGTTCTGGAGGCGCACCATGTCAATCAGGGTGGTCCCCCTGGGAACATCTACCAGCAGATCGACATCGCTACTATCGGTATACTTGCCGTACAGGACGGAGCCGAACACGCGCACATTCCTGGCGCCGAGACCGGCGGCAATTTGTAAAACCGCTTCGCGGTGATTTTTGAGCGCTTCAGAAGGTTTCATGCGTTACCCTGTTTGGAACAAGCGGATTTTACTGTAAGACAGGGCGAGTGGGAGATCAATCATAAAATGTACCTGTACTGTCCGCAGAAGATTCTAGGACTCCACTGCTCTCGAGGTGGGCACGGTGATTTCCCGTCTGGTGAGAGAGGCGTTGTCCAGCTGGTCTCTTCTGACTAAACTAAACTTAGTCCATCTATTGCTGCGGTGAGCTTGCGATGACCAGGATAGTCAATGTACACGAGGCGAAAACCCACCTTTCCCAATTGCTGGACAGGGCGCATGCCGGCGAGGAAATCATTCTCGCCAAGGCGGGTAAACCCTATGCCCGGCTCCTGCCACTGGAAAAAAGGCAGGTGCGCAAACCGGGCCTGATCAAGGGCCACATGGGCGATGCCTTCTTCGAGCCCCTGCCGGCTGAGGAACTGCAGGCCTGGTAGCGAGATAGGCGCGCTGAATCGGCTCCGGGCCTGTTGCCGCCCGGTAGTTATCTCCTATAGCGTATATCTTGAAAATATCTTCTATACTGCATAAAATAAAAATATCTGATATAGGAGATAAAGCATGAACTATCCTGTCAAAACCCCTGAGCAGCTTGGTGATGTCCTGAAGGGCTGTCGCAAGGATATGCGGCTCACCCAGAAAGATGCTGGCGCTAAGGTGGGTCTGCAGCAGCGCTCCATTTCCGAGATCGAGAACGGCACGGCTCATGTCAGCGTGGAGCGGCTTTTCAAGCTGCTGTCAGCCCTCGAAGTGGATTTGGTCGTCCGCACCAGGTCCGGGGCGTCCAGTAATCAAACCGCGCCGGACTGGTGACATGGGGCGCCAGGCAAAGACACGCACACTGTCGGTCTGGATGAACGGCGCCCGGGTCGGATCCTGGACACTCAAGGCCAATGGCGGTCAGGAGTTTGCCTATGCGGCATCCTGGCTGGATTCCTCTGCCGCCCGGCCAATTTCCCTGTCCATGCCCTTGCGACCGGCCAGCCAACCTTACAAGGATCACCCGGTTGCCGCCTATTTCGATAATCTGCTGCCGGACAACAGGGATATCCGCGAGCGGATTCAAAGGCGCTTCAGAGTCCGTTCCCTGGCGCCCTTTGACCTGCTGGCGGAAGTTGGGCGCGATTGCGTCGGCGCACTGCAGCTTCTGGGGCCAGAGGATGAGCCAGCTCCTGTCAGGCAAATCCACGGACAACCACTTGCGCCCGATGAGATCGCCCGCATCCTGAACGGCACCTTGGGGGGAGGGCCGCTGGCCGGGTTGGAGGAGGCCAAAGAGTTTCGTATTTCGCTTGCGGGCGCGCAGGAGAAGACCGCGTTGCTGCTACTGGATGGACAATGGCAGATCCCGCTGGGCACAACACCAACGACACACATCCTGAAGTTGCCGATTGGCATGGGGCATCGCGGCATAGATCTCAGCCAGTCGGTCGAGAACGAGTGGCTGTGTGCTCGTATCCTGCGGGCCTATGGGGTCGAGGTGGCCCATTGCTGGATGGAGCATTTCGGCGAGCACAAGGTCCTGGTGGTTGAGCGTTTTGACCGCAAGCCTGCGGCGGACGGCACCTGGCTGGTGCGGCTGCCGCAGGAGGATCTGTGTCAGGCTACGGGTACGCCGGGGGGACTCAAATACGAGAATGACGGCGGGCCGGGCATCCAGAATATCATGGAGCTCCTGCTGGGTTCGTCCAGAGCCGAAACCGATCGGCAGGATTTCTTCCGCACCCAGATCCTGTTCTGGATGCTCTGCGCCATCGACGGGCATGCAAAAAACTTCAGCCTGTTTCTGCAGCGCGGAGGCAATTTCCGTCTCACCCCACGCTATGATGTCATCTCGGCCTATCCGGTGCTGGGCGCCAGCGCG
This window harbors:
- a CDS encoding type II toxin-antitoxin system PemK/MazF family toxin — protein: MERGDIYLVSLDPIAGHEQHGTRPVLVVSPIAFNRLTKTPVVLPITSGGNFARMAGFSVSLMGAGTKTTGIVRCDQPRALDIGSRHGRKLESVPSAIMDEVLAKLSTILE
- a CDS encoding type II toxin-antitoxin system VapC family toxin, which gives rise to MSSKSATGPSVRYLLDTNICICLIRHHPPEVAARFAQLDYGDVVMSAITLAELRYGVERQPDSRVAAERALDALLADIPVLPFDGDAAVAYGVIRAAVRERRRDALDRLIAAHAASLSLTLVTNNEADFRDYPGLIIENWVGQP
- the hepT gene encoding type VII toxin-antitoxin system HepT family RNase toxin, whose product is MVDDVLLNKAAIIERCLQRVTEEYRGHESELEQNFTRQDAIVLNLLRACEAAIDLAMHQVRVERLGLPQESREAFQMLEAAGIISPDLSTRMQRMIGFRNIAVHEYQKLDLAILRNVLDQRLDDFREFVALALRGSGSAQ
- a CDS encoding type II toxin-antitoxin system RelE/ParE family toxin → MIRSFRDKDTEALFAGRFVRRFEGFRAQAERRLQILDSATCVEDLAQLPSNRFEALRGDRQGQFSIRINAQWRVCFMWREDGPHQVEIVDYH
- a CDS encoding TA system VapC family ribonuclease toxin, whose product is MRALLDVNVLIALLDAGHLYHRRAMAWLEEEIHHGWASCPITQNGCLRILSQPAYPNVIPVGLVAERLAEATSHPAHAFWPDDVSLLDEGVIDWEKIMGHRQITDAYLLAMAQRRGGRFVTFDTRIALNMLPGVKSDHLVVLT
- a CDS encoding type II toxin-antitoxin system HipA family toxin, translating into MGRQAKTRTLSVWMNGARVGSWTLKANGGQEFAYAASWLDSSAARPISLSMPLRPASQPYKDHPVAAYFDNLLPDNRDIRERIQRRFRVRSLAPFDLLAEVGRDCVGALQLLGPEDEPAPVRQIHGQPLAPDEIARILNGTLGGGPLAGLEEAKEFRISLAGAQEKTALLLLDGQWQIPLGTTPTTHILKLPIGMGHRGIDLSQSVENEWLCARILRAYGVEVAHCWMEHFGEHKVLVVERFDRKPAADGTWLVRLPQEDLCQATGTPGGLKYENDGGPGIQNIMELLLGSSRAETDRQDFFRTQILFWMLCAIDGHAKNFSLFLQRGGNFRLTPRYDVISAYPVLGASASRLSPHDVKMAMAVIGKNRHYHWHAIQYRHWLRTAKRCGLQDAAPKIIDALIEQTPTVLTTVQDQLPADFPAELADSILGGLTLAAKRLDRQRLS
- the mntA gene encoding type VII toxin-antitoxin system MntA family adenylyltransferase antitoxin, with amino-acid sequence MNLASEKKREDVVDLVRAALPDVVGIYRFGSWTTPNEHAGSDVDLALLPAQPLDGLVRWELAQDLARLLKRDVDLVDLRAASTVLRAQVIAKGERLFCADISACDTFEDLAFSAYAHLNEARRGILEDIRKRGSVYG
- a CDS encoding HigA family addiction module antitoxin — encoded protein: MIPNNAMRPIHPGEILREEMDLLGLSARALAQALDVAPNRITGILNGARALTADTALRLARYFGTTPEFWLNLQTAYELRLTQREKGDEIARHVHPRAA
- a CDS encoding type II toxin-antitoxin system VapC family toxin, with the protein product MDCRGPPMRLVLDASMALAWLFERQKPDEADCAGRALLALAQAETSVPPLWHTEIANALLIGERRRVVSEAQMIDYLNKLSGLPITTDGATVAGRRDAVIALAREHGLTAYDATYLDLSLRTGAVLATFDNKLADAMRRAGGTVFGE
- a CDS encoding type II toxin-antitoxin system VapB family antitoxin, yielding MLTRIFKSGNSLAVRIPKELQFGKPMQDVEIERKGDALVIRPVARRTLAGVMDKFAAFPADFMADGREFHEQQERDWT
- a CDS encoding type II toxin-antitoxin system prevent-host-death family antitoxin, whose amino-acid sequence is MTRIVNVHEAKTHLSQLLDRAHAGEEIILAKAGKPYARLLPLEKRQVRKPGLIKGHMGDAFFEPLPAEELQAW
- a CDS encoding type II toxin-antitoxin system prevent-host-death family antitoxin, with protein sequence MSIEIGSFDAKARLSELLREVQRGQRFTITLRGRPVADLVPSDSAARQDFHAAIEAMRSIRKVRGVSEETVAEWIAEGRR
- a CDS encoding helix-turn-helix transcriptional regulator, which gives rise to MNYPVKTPEQLGDVLKGCRKDMRLTQKDAGAKVGLQQRSISEIENGTAHVSVERLFKLLSALEVDLVVRTRSGASSNQTAPDW
- a CDS encoding antitoxin → MYTTNLRKVGGSVMLAVPPALLDVLRVTAGSKVGLAVDNGRLVVVPQARPRYTLDELLAQCDASAEVSAEDLEWLNAKPVGNELL
- a CDS encoding nucleotidyltransferase family protein, with the protein product MKPSEALKNHREAVLQIAAGLGARNVRVFGSVLYGKYTDSSDVDLLVDVPRGTTLIDMVRLQNAIQKELGVPVDVLTPLDLSPRFRDQVIQEARPL